One window from the genome of Lentibacillus daqui encodes:
- the hepT gene encoding heptaprenyl diphosphate synthase component II, which yields MKLAKTYGYLKKDLDHIEQALNSAIQAEHPVLRNAATQLLNAGGKRIRPVFVLLSGQFGNYDMERMKTVAVSLELIHMATLVHDDVIDDAELRRGKPTIRQLYDNRVAMYAGDYILARSLEQITMLKKPQAHHVLSKTIVDVCIGEIEQIKDKYDWNQHLRNYLRRIKRKTALLIATSCKLGAIAADVSEVYANKLYQYGYYIGMSYQIIDDILDFTSSAQELGKPVGNDLLQGNITLPVLFAMEDKDFKRLLQETFLNPDTISDRQMQVLLTGLHETDAINRSYNLSNRYLEKALHIVEQLPNVKARNTLKEVAKYIGKRRT from the coding sequence ATGAAATTAGCGAAGACTTATGGATATTTAAAAAAAGATTTAGATCATATTGAACAAGCCTTAAATAGCGCAATCCAGGCGGAACACCCTGTTTTACGGAATGCAGCTACACAGTTATTGAATGCTGGTGGAAAAAGGATCCGTCCGGTATTTGTTCTGCTGTCCGGACAATTTGGCAACTATGATATGGAACGGATGAAGACTGTTGCTGTCTCGCTGGAACTCATTCACATGGCTACGCTTGTTCACGACGATGTGATTGACGATGCTGAGTTACGGAGGGGAAAACCAACCATTCGGCAATTATACGATAATCGTGTTGCTATGTATGCCGGTGATTATATACTGGCGAGATCCTTAGAACAAATCACCATGTTAAAAAAACCGCAAGCACACCATGTGTTATCAAAGACGATTGTCGACGTTTGCATTGGAGAGATCGAGCAGATCAAGGACAAGTATGACTGGAACCAGCATCTGAGAAATTATTTGCGCAGAATCAAGCGAAAAACGGCCTTATTAATCGCAACAAGTTGCAAATTGGGAGCCATTGCTGCGGATGTGTCTGAAGTATATGCCAATAAATTATATCAGTACGGTTATTATATTGGCATGTCTTATCAAATTATTGATGACATCCTCGATTTCACCTCATCCGCGCAAGAACTCGGCAAGCCGGTTGGAAATGATCTGTTGCAAGGCAATATTACCTTACCTGTTTTATTCGCTATGGAGGATAAAGACTTTAAGCGTTTATTACAAGAAACCTTTTTGAATCCGGATACCATTTCGGATAGGCAGATGCAAGTGCTGTTGACGGGACTGCATGAAACAGATGCGATAAACCGCTCCTATAACTTGAGTAATCGTTATTTGGAAAAGGCATTGCATATTGTCGAGCAATTGCCGAATGTCAAAGCAAGGAACACATTAAAGGAAGTTGCTAAATACATTGGTAAGCGACGTACGTGA
- the ndk gene encoding nucleoside-diphosphate kinase: MEKTFLMVKPDGVQRDLIGEIVTRFERKGFQLVGAKLMNISTDLAETHYSEHKERPFFGELVGFITSGPVFAMVWEGENVITTAREMMGKTNPAEAAPGTIRGDFGVTVGKNIIHGSDSPESAVREINLFFNENDILSYEKQENTWIY; encoded by the coding sequence ATGGAAAAAACATTTTTGATGGTAAAGCCGGATGGTGTGCAACGCGATTTAATTGGTGAAATTGTTACACGTTTTGAACGGAAAGGATTTCAACTCGTCGGCGCGAAATTAATGAACATTTCGACAGATTTAGCCGAAACACATTATAGTGAACATAAGGAACGCCCTTTCTTTGGTGAATTGGTAGGATTCATCACATCCGGACCTGTATTTGCCATGGTTTGGGAAGGAGAAAACGTGATTACAACTGCTCGGGAAATGATGGGAAAAACCAACCCAGCTGAGGCAGCGCCAGGTACCATTCGTGGCGATTTCGGTGTTACGGTTGGAAAAAACATTATTCATGGCTCTGATTCGCCTGAAAGCGCTGTACGTGAAATCAATTTATTTTTCAATGAAAACGATATTTTATCATATGAAAAACAAGAGAACACTTGGATTTATTAA
- the aroC gene encoding chorismate synthase, with protein sequence MRYLTAGESHGKQLTTIIEGIPSNMPLVKEDINSSLLRRQKGHGRGKRMQIEKDMAEITSGVRHGYTLGSPIALVIHNDDFKHWTDIMGEDPVAQDQKIRREVSRPRPGHADLNGALKYGHRDMRNVLERSSARETAARVAAGAVAKTLLKQLGIDVVGYVKEIAGIRAAEISDLSCQERFERQEASPVRTLDKTVEKEMMDAIDQAKKDGDSIGGICEVYVQGMPAGVGSYVHYDRKLDGRIAGSVASINAFKGVEFGIGFEAARKNGSEVHDEITWNEQAGYYRKTNRLGGFEGGMTTGMPIIVRGVMKPIPTLYKPLQSIDIETKEPFHASIERSDSCAVPAASVVMEHVVAFELARTLLEQFPNDQFDKLKAAIDEYREEIRCF encoded by the coding sequence ATGCGTTATTTAACTGCGGGAGAATCACACGGAAAACAACTGACAACAATCATCGAAGGCATTCCTTCCAATATGCCATTGGTTAAAGAAGATATTAATTCTTCTTTGCTACGTAGACAAAAAGGGCATGGGCGTGGTAAACGCATGCAAATCGAAAAGGACATGGCTGAAATAACGAGTGGTGTTCGTCATGGCTACACATTGGGCTCGCCGATAGCTTTGGTTATACATAATGATGATTTTAAACATTGGACCGATATCATGGGAGAGGATCCAGTTGCGCAAGATCAAAAAATCCGTCGTGAAGTATCACGGCCGAGACCAGGGCATGCGGATTTGAATGGTGCACTTAAATATGGTCATCGGGATATGCGCAATGTACTGGAACGCTCCTCGGCAAGAGAAACGGCTGCACGCGTGGCTGCTGGGGCCGTTGCAAAAACACTGTTAAAACAACTGGGTATTGACGTTGTTGGCTATGTTAAAGAAATCGCTGGAATTCGGGCTGCTGAGATAAGTGATTTATCATGCCAGGAGCGATTTGAACGACAAGAAGCGTCTCCTGTACGTACGCTTGACAAAACAGTGGAAAAAGAAATGATGGATGCCATCGATCAAGCCAAAAAGGATGGTGATTCAATCGGTGGGATTTGTGAGGTATATGTACAAGGCATGCCCGCTGGTGTTGGTTCCTATGTCCACTATGATCGTAAACTTGATGGCCGGATCGCTGGTAGTGTTGCAAGTATTAATGCATTTAAAGGGGTCGAATTTGGTATCGGTTTTGAAGCAGCCCGAAAAAACGGCAGCGAAGTCCATGATGAAATTACCTGGAACGAACAAGCTGGCTATTATCGCAAAACCAATCGACTGGGTGGTTTTGAAGGTGGAATGACGACCGGGATGCCCATCATTGTCCGTGGTGTCATGAAACCAATCCCAACTTTGTATAAACCGTTGCAAAGTATTGACATTGAAACAAAGGAGCCGTTTCATGCAAGTATCGAGCGATCTGATTCGTGTGCTGTCCCAGCTGCATCTGTGGTCATGGAACATGTGGTGGCCTTTGAGCTGGCCCGGACGCTTTTGGAACAATTTCCAAACGACCAGTTTGATAAATTGAAAGCGGCCATTGATGAATACCGGGAAGAAATAAGGTGTTTTTAA
- the aroB gene encoding 3-dehydroquinate synthase, with product MDKLLIQTSTDPYFIFTGKDLRFSLTKILPKKYPTIMIITDDIVADLYLDDCLKSLPKDARIFHSIVQHGEHAKGIKTYYQLLTDAITGGLDRQSLIIALGGGVVGDLAGFVAATFMRGIDYIQMPTTILAHDSSVGGKVAINHELGKNLIGNFYPPKAVIYDTTTLASLDEREIRSGYAELVKEALIADKTFFDQLMNTNLASLTTDQLANHLQNGMAIKAKIVEADEKEAGIRKYLNLGHTLGHALEAELGYGILTHGEAVAIGTLFAIKVSETIFSGNLPYMKLKSWLQENNYPLSVKPAVNVTALINKMKSDKKTVAKKIHMVLLKQIGNLQEMEISDKEISLLLESFFRELVVA from the coding sequence ATGGATAAACTATTGATCCAAACAAGTACAGATCCTTACTTTATTTTTACGGGTAAGGATCTGCGGTTTTCACTAACTAAAATTTTACCGAAAAAGTACCCGACAATCATGATAATTACTGACGATATTGTGGCCGATTTATATCTTGATGATTGTCTGAAAAGTTTGCCGAAAGATGCTCGTATCTTTCATTCGATTGTCCAGCACGGCGAACACGCAAAGGGAATCAAGACATACTATCAGTTGCTTACTGATGCGATTACCGGTGGTTTGGACAGGCAATCTCTGATTATTGCTTTAGGCGGTGGTGTTGTCGGAGATCTTGCCGGATTTGTTGCTGCTACCTTTATGCGCGGAATTGATTACATTCAAATGCCGACGACTATCCTCGCGCACGATAGTAGTGTAGGGGGAAAGGTTGCGATTAACCACGAATTAGGAAAAAATCTGATTGGTAATTTTTACCCACCGAAAGCGGTTATTTATGATACAACAACATTGGCATCATTGGACGAACGGGAAATACGTTCCGGTTATGCCGAACTTGTCAAGGAAGCATTAATTGCGGATAAAACATTTTTTGATCAATTAATGAATACAAATCTTGCTTCGCTAACGACTGATCAGTTGGCAAATCATTTGCAAAACGGTATGGCGATCAAGGCAAAAATAGTAGAAGCGGATGAAAAAGAAGCCGGTATTCGCAAATACTTAAATCTTGGTCATACACTCGGTCATGCACTCGAAGCAGAATTAGGTTATGGCATATTGACACATGGTGAAGCAGTGGCGATCGGTACATTATTCGCGATCAAGGTCAGCGAAACGATTTTTTCTGGAAATCTACCATATATGAAACTAAAAAGCTGGCTGCAAGAAAATAATTATCCATTATCAGTAAAGCCGGCGGTCAATGTGACAGCATTAATAAACAAAATGAAATCAGATAAAAAAACGGTAGCCAAAAAGATTCATATGGTATTACTGAAACAAATTGGTAATTTGCAGGAGATGGAAATAAGTGACAAAGAGATATCTTTATTATTGGAATCATTCTTTAGAGAGCTGGTGGTAGCATGA